A DNA window from Microbaculum marinisediminis contains the following coding sequences:
- a CDS encoding adenylate/guanylate cyclase domain-containing protein, with the protein MQCAACGADNKEGGRFCAACGAALAASCPACGAPVEPGDRFCGACGGVLPDVAAAAAPAGEMRPVTVLFSDLSGFTELSNRIDPEATGAILDAFFEIADGTIARHGGTVDKHIGDCTMGVFGAPVAHADDARRAVAAAVEIRQGVARLAEERRLAGVGVHSGVANGMVMAAASGSGVRRDYTVIGPSVNLAARLCDAAGAGEILVSGDLVRLLAGDFDLDPAAAMAVAGFDAPVAVARVRAVAAADGRPALPLVGRRRELRQAVGLLADCLVSRAGQVVYVRGDAGIGKTRLVEAIEERARADGFRIVKAGALDFGAGRRQDAARVLVKGLLGISPDAPQGTAAEDIEAAISSAVAAGAIANEDRVFCAELTGETVPDDLVAFRDQLAPETRRRRRADLMGKLAAAAGRTGPHLIVLEDVHWADDEVLAGIGAAAAAVSALPVALLLTGRPDDDPVDHGFRLAIGETPLSTIDLGPLSAADAADLARAAGAGGPGSTEDLVRRAEGNPLFLVQLAHHIGDLARGALPTTIQSLVFARLDRLSSGDKATLQVAAILGNRFALDDLRTLAEDPRVDPAPLVSAYLLRLAGEGHQFAHALIREAVYESLPPSRRTALHQKAAALFADRDRLLQAEHLERAEDPAAAALFLDVAGDEMRLGNFARALSLNARGLAIAEDAADRFALTEQRGEIALTTGDVTAARAAFEDAERLAGDEAARCRAEIGIVQCLRVTDALAEAEAMLERAEARALAAGLTLERARIHHLRGNLLFPQGRIAECLAEHETALALAREAGSADVEVAALGGLGDANYAIGRMRTARDIFADCIARARASGLGRVALAYAPMLALMEMVSGDPEASRKVADEALRACQRAGAVRPEMICRHSRFIAAIEAGDVATARAEIDRAEEIAASLGATRFQSENRAFLSWALRYAGDRAEALRVAREGRALSDEASRYYMLPVVLGQVAASSDDAAEVEAAIAEARDVLSGQALSHCYSFFYRAMIEADIDADLGTGRAARVVEWADALDAATAIEPCAWTSYVSRWGRAMAACAGYGERPDGAALATLAAEGRRIGLHWLAARVPAA; encoded by the coding sequence TGCCGCCTGCGGCGCCGCGCTCGCCGCCAGCTGTCCGGCCTGCGGCGCGCCCGTCGAGCCGGGCGATCGCTTCTGCGGCGCCTGCGGTGGCGTGCTTCCCGACGTGGCGGCGGCCGCCGCGCCCGCCGGCGAGATGCGGCCGGTGACCGTGCTCTTTTCCGATCTCTCGGGCTTCACCGAACTGTCCAACCGGATCGACCCGGAAGCGACGGGCGCGATCCTGGATGCGTTCTTCGAGATCGCGGACGGCACCATCGCCCGGCACGGCGGAACGGTCGACAAGCATATCGGCGACTGCACCATGGGCGTGTTCGGCGCGCCGGTGGCGCATGCCGACGATGCGCGGCGGGCGGTGGCGGCGGCCGTGGAGATCCGCCAGGGCGTTGCGCGGCTGGCCGAGGAGCGGCGGCTTGCCGGCGTCGGCGTCCATTCCGGCGTCGCCAACGGCATGGTGATGGCGGCGGCATCGGGCAGCGGCGTGCGGCGCGACTACACGGTTATCGGACCATCGGTGAACCTCGCCGCGCGGCTGTGCGATGCCGCCGGGGCCGGCGAGATCCTGGTATCGGGGGATCTCGTGCGCCTTCTCGCCGGCGATTTCGATCTCGATCCGGCTGCCGCCATGGCGGTGGCTGGCTTCGACGCGCCCGTCGCGGTTGCCCGCGTCAGGGCGGTGGCGGCCGCCGACGGCCGGCCGGCGCTGCCGCTGGTCGGGCGTCGGCGCGAACTGCGCCAGGCGGTCGGCCTGCTCGCCGATTGCCTCGTGAGCCGCGCCGGGCAGGTGGTCTATGTGCGCGGCGACGCCGGCATCGGCAAGACGCGGCTTGTGGAGGCGATCGAGGAGCGCGCCCGCGCCGATGGCTTCCGGATCGTCAAGGCGGGCGCCCTCGATTTCGGCGCCGGCCGCCGGCAGGACGCCGCACGGGTGTTGGTCAAAGGCCTGCTCGGTATCTCCCCGGACGCGCCGCAAGGAACCGCCGCAGAGGATATCGAGGCGGCGATATCGAGCGCCGTCGCGGCAGGGGCGATCGCCAACGAGGACCGCGTGTTCTGCGCCGAGCTGACGGGCGAGACGGTGCCGGACGACCTGGTGGCGTTTCGCGACCAGCTTGCGCCGGAGACGCGCCGGCGGCGGCGGGCGGACCTGATGGGCAAGCTGGCGGCGGCGGCCGGACGGACCGGGCCGCATCTGATCGTGCTCGAGGACGTGCACTGGGCCGACGACGAGGTGCTGGCGGGGATCGGCGCGGCGGCCGCCGCCGTCTCGGCCCTGCCGGTCGCACTGCTGCTGACCGGCCGGCCGGACGACGACCCGGTCGATCACGGCTTCCGGCTGGCGATCGGCGAGACGCCGCTGTCCACGATCGACCTCGGTCCGCTCAGCGCCGCGGATGCGGCGGACCTGGCGCGCGCGGCGGGGGCCGGCGGCCCGGGCAGCACCGAGGACCTGGTGCGGCGCGCGGAGGGCAATCCGCTGTTCCTGGTCCAGCTCGCCCATCACATCGGCGACCTGGCCCGCGGGGCTCTGCCCACGACGATCCAGAGCCTGGTTTTCGCCCGGCTCGACAGGCTTTCCTCCGGGGACAAGGCGACGCTGCAGGTCGCCGCGATCCTGGGCAACCGCTTCGCCCTCGACGACCTGCGGACGCTGGCCGAGGATCCCCGCGTCGATCCCGCTCCGCTCGTTTCCGCCTATCTGCTGCGGCTGGCCGGCGAGGGCCACCAGTTCGCCCATGCGCTGATCCGCGAGGCGGTCTATGAGAGCCTGCCGCCCAGCCGGCGGACCGCGTTGCACCAGAAGGCCGCGGCCCTGTTCGCCGATCGCGACCGCCTGCTGCAGGCCGAGCACCTGGAGCGCGCCGAAGATCCCGCCGCGGCGGCGCTCTTCCTCGACGTCGCCGGCGACGAGATGCGGCTTGGCAATTTCGCCCGGGCGCTGTCGCTCAACGCCCGCGGCCTGGCGATCGCCGAGGACGCCGCCGACCGGTTCGCGCTGACCGAGCAGCGCGGCGAGATCGCGCTAACGACCGGTGACGTGACGGCGGCGCGCGCGGCGTTCGAGGACGCGGAGCGGCTGGCCGGCGACGAGGCCGCCCGCTGCCGCGCCGAGATCGGCATCGTGCAGTGCCTGCGGGTCACCGACGCGCTGGCCGAGGCTGAGGCGATGCTGGAGCGCGCCGAGGCGCGCGCCCTCGCCGCCGGGCTGACGCTGGAACGGGCACGCATCCACCACCTGCGCGGAAACCTGCTGTTTCCGCAGGGCCGCATTGCCGAGTGCCTGGCCGAGCACGAAACCGCGCTGGCGCTCGCCCGTGAGGCGGGGTCCGCCGACGTGGAGGTGGCCGCGCTCGGCGGACTGGGCGATGCCAACTATGCGATCGGCAGGATGCGCACCGCGCGCGACATCTTCGCCGACTGCATCGCACGCGCGCGCGCCTCGGGGCTCGGCCGGGTCGCGCTCGCCTACGCGCCGATGCTGGCGCTGATGGAAATGGTGTCGGGGGACCCGGAGGCCTCGCGCAAGGTCGCCGACGAGGCGCTGCGGGCATGCCAGCGCGCGGGCGCGGTGCGGCCGGAGATGATCTGCCGGCACTCCCGCTTCATCGCAGCGATCGAGGCCGGGGACGTGGCGACGGCGCGGGCCGAGATCGACCGCGCCGAGGAGATCGCCGCGAGCCTCGGTGCGACGCGGTTCCAGTCGGAGAACCGGGCCTTCCTGTCGTGGGCGCTGCGCTACGCGGGCGACCGCGCCGAGGCGCTGCGGGTGGCGCGGGAGGGGCGGGCGCTGAGCGACGAGGCGTCGCGGTACTACATGCTGCCGGTGGTGCTCGGCCAGGTGGCGGCGTCGAGCGACGATGCGGCCGAAGTCGAGGCGGCGATCGCCGAGGCCCGCGACGTCCTCTCCGGGCAGGCGTTGTCGCACTGCTACTCGTTCTTCTATCGGGCGATGATAGAGGCCGATATCGACGCTGATCTCGGCACTGGGCGGGCCGCCCGGGTCGTCGAATGGGCCGACGCGCTGGACGCGGCGACCGCCATCGAGCCCTGTGCCTGGACGAGCTATGTGTCGCGGTGGGGCCGGGCCATGGCGGCGTGCGCGGGCTACGGAGAACGCCCGGACGGCGCGGCGCTGGCGACGCTTGCCGCCGAGGGGCGGCGGATCGGCCTGCACTGGCTGGCCGCCAGGGTTCCGGCGGCCTGA